In Wolinella succinogenes DSM 1740, a single genomic region encodes these proteins:
- a CDS encoding methionine ABC transporter ATP-binding protein, translated as MLDQISLEIPKGTIYGLVGHSGAGKSTLLRTINGLEGFDEGELWVDGVDLQSLQGDALRVFRKNIGMIFQHFSLMARQNVFENVALPLRCWKYPEAEIQKRVFNLLSLVGLESKSDSYPSALSGGQKQRVAIARALTLEPQILLSDEATSALDPSMTQSILDLLQTINQELGVTVVLVTHEMEVVKKLCHHAAFLEGGKLLRSGNIEELFLQPDPKMRHFLGESEVLPKEGVNIRLYFPKEVAQNPIITQMARQLSLDFSIVWGKLERFGEDVLGSLVINIPEARQEEAERFLESSGVRWEVL; from the coding sequence GTGCTAGATCAAATCTCTCTTGAGATTCCCAAGGGAACCATCTATGGACTCGTGGGCCATAGCGGTGCGGGCAAATCGACTCTATTGCGTACTATAAACGGACTAGAGGGATTTGATGAGGGAGAGCTTTGGGTGGATGGCGTCGATCTCCAATCACTTCAAGGCGATGCTTTGAGGGTATTTCGTAAAAACATTGGCATGATTTTCCAACATTTTTCCCTCATGGCACGCCAAAATGTCTTTGAAAATGTCGCTCTGCCTTTGCGTTGCTGGAAATACCCTGAGGCAGAGATCCAAAAACGTGTCTTTAATCTCCTCTCTCTTGTGGGCTTAGAATCCAAAAGCGATTCCTATCCAAGCGCGCTGAGCGGTGGACAAAAACAGCGAGTCGCTATCGCTAGGGCGCTCACGCTAGAGCCTCAAATTCTTCTCTCTGATGAGGCAACAAGCGCCCTTGACCCCTCCATGACCCAATCGATTCTAGACCTTTTGCAGACCATCAATCAGGAGCTTGGGGTCACGGTTGTCCTCGTGACGCATGAGATGGAGGTGGTGAAGAAGCTCTGCCACCACGCCGCCTTTTTGGAGGGAGGAAAACTCCTAAGAAGCGGCAACATTGAAGAGCTATTCTTGCAACCCGACCCCAAAATGCGCCATTTCCTTGGAGAGAGTGAAGTGCTTCCCAAGGAGGGGGTCAATATCCGACTCTACTTCCCCAAAGAGGTCGCACAAAATCCTATCATCACGCAGATGGCACGCCAGCTGTCGCTTGATTTCTCGATTGTTTGGGGCAAGCTAGAGCGTTTTGGCGAGGATGTACTTGGATCGCTAGTGATCAATATCCCTGAAGCAAGACAGGAAGAGGCGGAGCGATTTTTAGAATCTAGCGGCGTGCGCTGGGAGGTGTTGTGA
- a CDS encoding methionine ABC transporter permease, with the protein MENLWFKILLPATWETLYMSLVATLIALGLGIFPAILLTLSDPRGLRPNPKLYQGLDLLINTLRSFPFLILMIVLFPLTKFLLGKTIGTTAAIVPLSIGAAPFVARILEGALKEVDKGVIEAAKSFGAGDYQIIFKIMFSEALPSIVSGLTLTLITVIGFSAMAGAIGGGGLGDVAIKYGYYRFQTEVMVYTVILLIVLVQIIQALGDFLYRKIKH; encoded by the coding sequence ATGGAAAATTTGTGGTTTAAGATTTTGCTCCCCGCGACTTGGGAGACCCTCTATATGAGCCTAGTCGCCACACTCATCGCCCTAGGGCTTGGAATCTTTCCAGCGATTTTGCTCACCCTCTCTGACCCTAGGGGTCTCCGCCCCAACCCCAAACTCTACCAAGGGCTTGATCTCCTCATCAACACCCTCCGCTCTTTCCCGTTTTTGATTCTCATGATCGTGCTCTTTCCCCTCACTAAATTCCTCCTAGGCAAGACCATCGGCACGACGGCCGCGATCGTTCCACTGAGCATCGGGGCTGCTCCTTTTGTCGCGAGGATTCTTGAAGGAGCGCTCAAAGAGGTGGATAAAGGAGTGATTGAAGCGGCCAAGAGCTTTGGCGCGGGCGACTATCAGATTATCTTTAAAATCATGTTCTCCGAAGCCCTCCCCTCAATCGTCTCAGGACTCACGCTCACACTCATCACTGTGATTGGATTCTCAGCCATGGCGGGAGCCATCGGTGGGGGCGGGTTGGGAGATGTGGCGATCAAATATGGCTACTATCGATTCCAGACCGAAGTGATGGTCTATACGGTGATTCTGCTCATTGTACTGGTGCAGATCATCCAAGCACTAGGTGATTTTCTCTACCGCAAAATCAAACATTAA
- a CDS encoding MetQ/NlpA family ABC transporter substrate-binding protein yields the protein MRNHKPLLSALFLGSLLLFSGCSEGKKEEASKSPEVQSKPLKLVVGATPEPHATILAQVVAPLKEKGITLEVKEFTDYVTPNMSLEDGSLDANFFQHAPYLDQFNKEKGTHLLSIGNVHLEPMGIYSSKITKLEELKEGDSVAIPNDPTNGSRALRILEKEGLIKLASKPLLSALDVVENPKKLQFKELDAPQLTRTLGEVAIAVINTNYALMANLNPLKNALALESKDSPYANILVVKSGKENDERIKALVQALQSESIKSFILEKYQGAILPAF from the coding sequence ATGAGGAATCACAAACCCCTCCTTTCTGCCCTCTTCCTTGGCTCTCTTTTGCTCTTTAGCGGATGCTCCGAAGGAAAAAAAGAGGAAGCCTCCAAGTCTCCCGAGGTTCAATCCAAACCTCTCAAACTCGTAGTCGGTGCGACTCCAGAGCCACACGCTACGATTCTTGCTCAGGTGGTTGCGCCTTTAAAAGAGAAGGGAATCACGCTAGAAGTCAAAGAGTTCACTGATTATGTGACCCCCAATATGTCCCTAGAGGATGGCTCGCTCGATGCCAACTTCTTCCAGCACGCCCCCTATCTTGACCAATTCAACAAAGAAAAAGGCACTCACCTGCTTAGCATAGGCAATGTCCACCTAGAGCCCATGGGAATCTACTCCTCTAAAATCACTAAGCTAGAAGAGCTCAAAGAGGGTGATAGCGTGGCGATCCCCAATGACCCAACTAATGGCTCAAGAGCGCTTCGGATTCTTGAAAAAGAGGGACTCATCAAGCTCGCTAGCAAACCCCTCCTCTCCGCTCTAGATGTGGTGGAGAACCCTAAAAAACTTCAATTCAAAGAGCTCGATGCGCCCCAGCTCACCCGCACCCTAGGCGAAGTGGCTATTGCAGTGATCAACACCAACTACGCCCTCATGGCCAACCTCAACCCTCTCAAAAATGCACTTGCGCTCGAATCTAAAGATTCTCCCTACGCGAACATCCTCGTGGTCAAAAGCGGCAAAGAGAATGATGAGCGAATCAAGGCTCTCGTGCAAGCCCTCCAGAGCGAATCGATTAAAAGCTTTATCCTAGAAAAGTATCAAGGGGCAATTCTTCCTGCCTTCTAA
- a CDS encoding cache domain-containing protein produces the protein MQNQTLSLLNDYMPEVSQYKSRFESLNTLLNKTTLTGKISSLDIAENLFAYMEETQQKFSQLQERLIDTLIEQNFLTILSEAELNAQSNIDVLNRNLFERTADIAFLAKSEMMNNFITHQSDALTKEAIETRMHEYTRKYSVYEDMILFDREGRILARLNSSNPATQTSEPMIAQALSLQGEYLEVFGTADFINKPTPSLLYLAPVQRIGENERVGVVALVFKFEDEMERIFKRFSDSTPGSLIMLLDAKNRLIASGNPKEFPLGSTLSIQKIGDHHFAQTNKRTYLVAKAQTQGYFGYTGPHWSTALLLPLRSAFDSKRLELGKIPPELLEESSLMTNELRRVIAEAENINEDLGDVVINGEIIASKSHSYALNPILNNIRLLSEEINHVCVDSIRGLQKSILASALKGVSFYARVAIDLMDRNLYERANDCRWWALTHRFITNMHKSQENSVREILMGILHKINALYPMYHNLFLFDAMGKIVALSNKEEMKFIDEPISSEDFSRVRSIRDTQKYYVSAFEPTPFYRHKPTYIFYAPILSPDENKSFLGGIGIVFDAESQLSTMLHEALPKRSEVLSSQGELFGLLVERNGKIIASTNEKLKVGEILEIDSRFLEIRGNEAIDEVITFQEKRYMLGVQTSVGYREFKVSDGYNCPVLCLMFIEV, from the coding sequence ATGCAAAACCAAACCCTCTCTCTTTTAAACGATTATATGCCTGAAGTCTCCCAATACAAGTCCCGCTTTGAATCGCTCAATACCCTGCTGAACAAAACCACCCTCACGGGCAAAATCAGCTCCCTTGATATTGCAGAGAATCTCTTCGCTTACATGGAGGAGACCCAGCAGAAATTCTCCCAGCTCCAAGAGCGACTCATCGACACACTCATCGAGCAAAACTTCCTCACTATCCTCTCTGAGGCTGAGCTCAACGCTCAGTCCAACATCGATGTGCTCAACCGCAACCTCTTTGAACGAACCGCTGATATCGCCTTTTTGGCCAAAAGCGAAATGATGAATAATTTTATCACTCATCAATCTGATGCCCTCACCAAAGAAGCTATTGAGACAAGAATGCACGAGTACACGCGCAAATACTCTGTCTATGAGGATATGATCCTCTTTGACAGAGAGGGGCGTATCCTTGCACGACTCAACTCCTCCAATCCCGCGACCCAAACCTCTGAGCCCATGATCGCCCAAGCCCTCTCTCTTCAGGGTGAGTACCTAGAGGTCTTTGGCACGGCTGACTTCATCAACAAGCCCACTCCTTCCCTCCTCTATCTCGCCCCTGTGCAGAGAATCGGCGAGAATGAGCGCGTGGGCGTGGTCGCTCTGGTCTTCAAATTTGAAGATGAGATGGAGCGAATCTTCAAGCGCTTCAGCGATTCCACCCCAGGAAGTCTCATCATGCTTCTTGACGCCAAGAATCGCCTCATCGCCTCAGGTAACCCTAAAGAGTTCCCTCTTGGCTCCACTCTCTCCATCCAAAAAATAGGCGATCACCACTTTGCCCAGACCAACAAGCGCACCTACCTCGTGGCCAAAGCCCAAACCCAAGGCTATTTTGGCTACACAGGCCCCCACTGGAGCACCGCCTTGCTCCTCCCCCTCCGAAGTGCGTTTGATTCCAAGCGTCTTGAGCTAGGCAAGATCCCCCCTGAACTTCTTGAAGAATCCTCTCTCATGACCAATGAGCTAAGGCGCGTGATTGCCGAGGCAGAAAACATCAACGAAGACCTGGGGGATGTGGTGATCAATGGAGAGATCATTGCCTCCAAGAGCCACTCCTACGCACTCAACCCGATTCTCAATAACATCCGTCTCCTCAGCGAAGAGATCAACCATGTCTGCGTCGATTCCATTCGCGGATTGCAGAAGAGTATCCTCGCTTCGGCTCTCAAAGGGGTGAGTTTCTATGCCAGAGTGGCGATTGATCTCATGGATCGCAACCTCTATGAGCGAGCCAATGATTGCCGCTGGTGGGCGCTCACTCATCGCTTCATCACCAATATGCACAAGAGCCAAGAGAACAGTGTTCGGGAGATTTTGATGGGAATTCTCCATAAAATCAACGCTCTCTACCCCATGTATCACAACCTTTTCCTCTTCGATGCGATGGGAAAAATTGTCGCCCTCTCCAATAAAGAGGAGATGAAATTCATCGATGAGCCCATCTCTTCAGAGGATTTCTCTCGAGTAAGGTCCATCCGAGACACCCAAAAATATTATGTCTCCGCGTTTGAACCCACCCCTTTTTATCGCCACAAGCCCACCTACATCTTCTACGCGCCCATCCTCTCGCCTGATGAGAACAAAAGCTTCCTAGGAGGGATTGGAATCGTCTTTGATGCAGAATCCCAGCTCTCCACTATGCTCCATGAAGCCCTTCCTAAGCGCTCTGAAGTGCTCTCCAGTCAGGGCGAGCTCTTTGGCCTTCTAGTGGAACGAAATGGCAAGATTATCGCCTCCACGAATGAAAAGCTCAAAGTGGGCGAGATCCTAGAGATTGATTCAAGATTCCTAGAGATTCGAGGCAATGAAGCCATCGATGAGGTGATCACTTTTCAAGAGAAGCGCTATATGCTAGGCGTCCAAACCTCTGTAGGTTATAGAGAGTTCAAAGTGAGCGATGGCTATAACTGCCCCGTCCTTTGCCTGATGTTTATCGAAGTGTAA